Below is a genomic region from Brassica rapa cultivar Chiifu-401-42 chromosome A08, CAAS_Brap_v3.01, whole genome shotgun sequence.
TATCAACTTATTATGCTAAATCCCCTAGAACCAAAGTATGGTCACAAATGCCTAGTTAACTATTCGAGGGGAAGATAGTCTAACTTCTGCATATGAAACGTTCTTTCCAAAGAAGAGACAATCTTAATTCTACAACAATCCATCAGTTCACTAGGCCAACATTAACATAAGTAAACTATGAGCTACAACATTAAATGCAAAAAGCTTTTATCATCTCATCATAGCTTAAAAGAATCACAGTACCACAAAAACAGCCATTAATCAATTCCATTTTTCACACAGACATCCTCGTCAACAGCATTCCCAAGTGCCATCACATTCAACCTCCGATAAATCAAGCAAATGCTATTGATCTAACATGCTGCCAACAGTTTGAAGTCACTATCTTAAAGCTAAGACCACAACAAATGAGTGTATCATTCCCACCTAAAAGTCTAGCAGACCGTTCTAAATCAATTGCAGCAAACTGTGTCCTGATACAATAACAAGTTCAATTCGGACATAGCAGACATAATCAAGAATCAACCTTATGTTTTCTAAACGCATAACCATGTTTGTAAGAAGTAAGACCGTTCTAAATCAATTGCAGCAAAGTGTGTCCTAATACAAGCATAAGTTCCACAATCAAGAATGCATACCATGTTTCTAAGAAGCAAGACCCTGGTTGGTTCTCCACTGATACTCACACCCTTGACGACCTTCTTCTCACTAGCATTAACAATAACACCAGCTCTCCGATCAGTCTTCTTAGCCATCAACGGCGTGGTGATCCCTTGCTCAGACTTGCCAAGCCCTTGCCCCTGTTTCCACCCCATCTTCGCCATCATCCTCTCCGCAGCCGTCATCTGCCCGCCCGCCCCAACTCCCAACCCGCTCGTCTCCGACGTCCCCATGCTAAACCCGTTGTCGACGTTGTTCCCAGGCGGAGACGACGATCTCCCACCGCCGCTCATGGCGGCGCGTCTCTTCCACGCTTCTTCGCCGGAGATATTCAGCGGAGTCTGatcaaaactctctctctccctctctagcctttctctatctctctcctcctcctcgtgCCGTCTCTTGTCGAGCTCTCGCTTCATCTCAGCTTCCAtggctttcttcttcttctccctccTGTAGTCCTCGTAATCGTTGGGTCGAGCGGGATCGTACTCTTCGATCACCGATGAAGTCACGCCGACCAACGCCGGTTGCGATGCCGCCGGAGTGAGAATCGAttgggaggaagaagaagaaggaggaggaggcttGTACTGCGACGGGAGAGGCTTGGGCTTGCTCTGAGGTCTGATGATAGTTTGCGTCGGCGCAAAAGCGGGTGGTTTGCGAAGCGTAGGCGGAGCCATCTTGGTGCTGCTTGACCacacggaggaggaggagtttCCGGTGGGTTTGTCATCATCCGACGGCGGAGGAAGATCTCCGTACAATCCACCTAGCATTTTCGCCGCCGCCTCAGCTCGATTGAATCAAAATTGCTTTTCAATCGAAAGAGGATTAGGGTTTTTAATTTTCCGATCTtctgttttttaattaaaaaaaaagaataaaaaaacaaaattaagaaaaatattattttgttaaaaaccGACATACATACAAGGAGACTTGTGTCGCCGTCTCATCGTGTTTTTCTTTTCCCTTCACgactattttataaaaaatcttGCGTTAGACGTAACGCTCCAATTGATTTGTGCGAGAAGTTTTCACATAAACCTTATTCGCGTTTAATTCTTCAGGTACGATCTGCcaccctctctctttcttttcatCGTCTATGATCGAGAAACTTCGAAGATTCCCAGATTTTGCCTTCCTTTTGTTGGGATTTAAATTGGTTAAAGGTTTAATTATTTTTCGGTGTTTGATTGTTGTATCTGCAGATAATGGTGGTGATGAATCCGTCGTCGTTGTGTATTGGTGCACAACCATTGGTGTACCTCCCTCCTCGCTTTAATCATCGACCAGCTAATGGTATCTCTCTATAAGTTTGTTTGTTCTTGATGTCTAAGAATATATGTTTCTTTTATTAACTAGTCTTGTAGCTTTAGATATTTGCTTAATCAGATTGCTCAaacgttattttttttttggtcttctATTGAATGTTTTCAAGTGTTAATAAaagctcttcttctttttgttctgTGGTAGGACAATTTCGTGGGCGTTACTACCCTACAAGAGTTTCTATGCAATTCCAGAAGAAACAGATCATGTTTCCTTCTCTCAGGGCAGTTGGAACAAGAGCTGTTGCTAGGAAAGGACTTGATTTCGTCTCTAAAAATACAAGACCTCTCTTTGTATGTAACGCTGCGCTGGTAGGTTTATATTCGTGTCTCACTCGCCAGTTAAACGATGTGTTCTTAactgttttagtttttttttttagaatatcgTTTTAGCTTTGTCTCTCTGAAAAGCAAGCTGTCTGTTTACTTATGCTGATCTAATTTTTCTTCTTGTGCAGAATGCAAAATGCAGTCAAGGGCAAACACAGACTATTACACGGGAATCACCAACAATCACACAAGCTCCCACACATGGTAAATTTTTCTCACTCTATTGATATGCTTCATCTGGAGCAACCTTGTTTTATGTTTCTAACAAACAAGTAAGGTTTACGAAACTATGATCTGTTTTATGAATCTAGCTAAGAATCAAGCACTTATTTAGAACACATATGATGGTTTACTACTATGGTTTGTATTCTTGTTGTTGATAAGCCTGAGACTGGAGAGTGGTTTAACATTATTTCCTGACTGTGCCTAATGGCGTTTCTGTTCTAGTGTGTATCTTCAGAACTAAAGTCTAATAAAAATCCTTTTTGCTTGAACATTAGGAAAAGTGAGATCCCCAAAGCTTGACGACGGTGGAAGCGGGTTCCCACCTCgacatgatggtgatggtggtggGGGCGGAGGTGGTGGAGAAAGCTTCTCAGGTGGATTCTTCCTTTTCGGGTTTCTTATGCTCATGGGATACTTGAAAGATTTGGAGGGCGAACATGACAACAGCCACTAAAGTGAGAGGGGATTAAACATGATGCACGACAGACAAATCTCAGTGAGAGAAATAGAACCAGCAGAGACAATAGAGTTTACTAGTGCTGCTAGCAATAGGCACCACATCTTTTATCTTTCATCAGTATTGTTATGAAACAGATAGAATCTTGTTTTCTTCATCAGTCGCACATGAAAGAATGagttgaatatatataaaagttaaagAGTGATTAGAGCATCTTCAAAAACAAACTCATAACTAAATATAACATCTTATGCATTATGGAAACAACCTTAAATGTGCGGGCTCAAGAGCAACTGCTTTACAACATATTATGTGATGAGTGTAGATGAGATAAAAAAACTTCAACTAAAAAATGATAAGCTAGTAATAAAATTTGGTCGACAATATGTCCGAAAGGAAAagaaagaataataaaaatCGTAGCAAACTATATAAACCAAAGAAAGTATCAGCATGAATTTGTATTACTAGTTACGTTGTGTAAAGCTTAAACTACCTTCTCCTTTACAGCTTCTTCGGTTTCTTTGTCATCTGCCTTTGCTGCAACATCTGCTTCCTGCCTCTTGTCCGTATCCTCCGAGATTGCAGGTTCAGAGCTTTGAGCATTCTCATACGATTCAGCACCTGGCTTTGATGCATCATCACTCGAATCTTTCAACTTCTCGGTTATTTCAGCCTCACTTGCGTCTGGTGAGCTCTCAGTGGTTGCAACATCACCTGCGTCTGATAACTTCTCTATGGTTTCATCGCCACATGCACCTGGTGATGAATCCTTTGCACCTTCTTTATTGGTATCATCAACCTTATCCTCTTTCTCGTTTTGAACCTGGCCATTGGGCAATATGCTAGCTTCATCTGTATTTGAAGACGGCTCAGTGGACTCCGAAGTCTCTCTCCATTCGACCCAAGCTGGTGATTTTTCGGCTTCTGGTTCACTCGGGTTTTCAGAAGGATTCTTTGATGTTGAATCCTCTGTTTCCATATCATCAGGCGAGGAAGAGGCCACACTGTCCTTGAAGTCATCGTCCGCTTCACCTATGACGACATCACCATCCTCATCAGCACTTGGTGAAGGGGAAGCCATTGACTGCTCATTCGCAACTTTTTCATCGTCGAAAGCAAACCAGTTTGAGTTTGTGAAGAGAGAACTGCTACAAAAGACACCACGTTACATATTTGTAAGTTAAGGCGCCGCATCAACCATTTGATGAGGATCAACGGATTGATTTCTACCACAGGAGAAAAGTCCACCACATTACCTCTCCTGATCATCTCCAAGGCGCAAAG
It encodes:
- the LOC103835208 gene encoding DNA-damage-repair/toleration protein DRT111, chloroplastic isoform X3 translates to MSVFNKIIFFLILFFYSFFLIKKQKIGKLKTLILFRLKMLGGLYGDLPPPSDDDKPTGNSSSSVWSSSTKMAPPTLRKPPAFAPTQTIIRPQSKPKPLPSQYKPPPPSSSSSQSILTPAASQPALVGVTSSVIEEYDPARPNDYEDYRREKKKKAMEAEMKRELDKRRHEEEERDRERLERERESFDQTPLNISGEEAWKRRAAMSGGGRSSSPPGNNVDNGFSMGTSETSGLGVGAGGQMTAAERMMAKMGWKQGQGLGKSEQGITTPLMAKKTDRRAGVIVNASEKKVVKGVSISGEPTRVLLLRNMVCILDCGDTVCCN
- the LOC103835208 gene encoding DNA-damage-repair/toleration protein DRT111, chloroplastic isoform X1, with the translated sequence MSVFNKIIFFLILFFYSFFLIKKQKIGKLKTLILFRLKMLGGLYGDLPPPSDDDKPTGNSSSSVWSSSTKMAPPTLRKPPAFAPTQTIIRPQSKPKPLPSQYKPPPPSSSSSQSILTPAASQPALVGVTSSVIEEYDPARPNDYEDYRREKKKKAMEAEMKRELDKRRHEEEERDRERLERERESFDQTPLNISGEEAWKRRAAMSGGGRSSSPPGNNVDNGFSMGTSETSGLGVGAGGQMTAAERMMAKMGWKQGQGLGKSEQGITTPLMAKKTDRRAGVIVNASEKKVVKGVSISGEPTRVLLLRNMVGPGEVDDELEEEVGTECGKYGTVTRVLIFEITEQNFPTHEAVRIFVQFSRPEETTKALVDLDGRFFGGRTVRATFYDEVKFSKNELAPVPGEIP
- the LOC103835208 gene encoding DNA-damage-repair/toleration protein DRT111, chloroplastic isoform X2 gives rise to the protein MLGGLYGDLPPPSDDDKPTGNSSSSVWSSSTKMAPPTLRKPPAFAPTQTIIRPQSKPKPLPSQYKPPPPSSSSSQSILTPAASQPALVGVTSSVIEEYDPARPNDYEDYRREKKKKAMEAEMKRELDKRRHEEEERDRERLERERESFDQTPLNISGEEAWKRRAAMSGGGRSSSPPGNNVDNGFSMGTSETSGLGVGAGGQMTAAERMMAKMGWKQGQGLGKSEQGITTPLMAKKTDRRAGVIVNASEKKVVKGVSISGEPTRVLLLRNMVGPGEVDDELEEEVGTECGKYGTVTRVLIFEITEQNFPTHEAVRIFVQFSRPEETTKALVDLDGRFFGGRTVRATFYDEVKFSKNELAPVPGEIP
- the LOC103835209 gene encoding protein YELLOW LEAF 1, choloroplastic, which produces MVVMNPSSLCIGAQPLVYLPPRFNHRPANGQFRGRYYPTRVSMQFQKKQIMFPSLRAVGTRAVARKGLDFVSKNTRPLFVCNAALNAKCSQGQTQTITRESPTITQAPTHGKVRSPKLDDGGSGFPPRHDGDGGGGGGGGESFSGGFFLFGFLMLMGYLKDLEGEHDNSH